Sequence from the Brevundimonas diminuta genome:
TTTGATGGGCTCGTGGAGCCATGACCTCGGAAAGCTGAACAGCAGGAGCGATGGTAGAAGCCGCCAGAAGCCATAAGGATATCCTTATGTGTTTCTTGACTTCGGCGTCGGGTGCGGGTCTCATGAATAGGTCGAGGTTCTGCGCGTCGCCTCCGGGCGATGCGGAGCTAAGAGGGAAGCCGGTGTGATGCCGGCGCTGCCCCCGCAACTGTGAGCGGCGAGCCGAAGGTCCATTTCGTGTCACTGACGCCTTCGGACGTTGGGAAGGCCGGACCCGAAGCCGTGACCCGTGAGCCAGGAGACCTGCCCCGACAGATAACGTCCTCCGGCGGGGTGTCCGGTCAGGTCGCATGAACGCCGTGACGGGATGACTGCGCGCGAGCGGTCGCGCGTCCCTGTCCGCTGTCTCGCCACAGCATCAACGGCAGAGACCATGGCGAGCAGCGACTTCACCTTCAGGATCAAGCGGACCGCGCTCGACGAAGACTATCGTCCCGCCGAAACGACGCGGATCACCACCAATTTTGCCAACCTGGCGCGAGGCGAGAGCCGCCGAGACAATCTGCGCAACACCCTGCGGATGATCGACAACCGCTTCAACTCGCTGGCGCACCACGACAATCCGAGGGGCGATCGCTATGCGCTGGAGCTTCAGATCGTCTCGGTCGAGATGAGCCTTTGCTCGGAGCGCGACGACGCCTTTCCGCTGATCGAAATCCTGCAGACCACAATCATTGATCGGGAGACTGGCCGGCGGATCGATGGGATCGTGGGCAACAACTTCTCCTCCTATGTCCGTGACTACGACTTCAGCGTGGTTTTGCCCGAACACCTGAAGGCGCATCCGCACGGCGGCGTACCGGACGATTTCGGCGATCTGCACGGCAAGCTGTTCCGGCACTTTCTGGCGTCGCGCGCCTACCGCGACAACTTCGCCAAGCCGCCGGTCATCTGCCTCAGCGTCTCCAGCAACAAGACCTATCACCGCACCGGCGCCGAACATCCGGTGCTGGGCCTAGAATACGACAACGACGCCTTCTCGCCAACCGACCGGTATTTCGCGAAGATGGGGATGAAGGTCCGCTACTTCATGCCACCGGGCAGCGTGGCGCCGTTCGCCCTGTACCATATCGGCGACCTGACCGGCGACTACGCCGACCTCGAACTGGCCAGCACCATCGCCACGATGGAAACCTTCCAGAAGATCTATCGGCCCGAGATCTACAACGCCAACTCCCCGGCGACAGAGCAGTACCAGCCCAGCCTGAAGGCGCAGGACTATTCGCTGACCCGCATCGTCTACGACCGCGACGAGCGCAGCCGGCTGGCCGTCGAACAGGGCCGTTTCGTCGAGGAGCGGTTCATCAAGCCGCACCGCGCCCGTCTCGACCAATGGTCGGCCGCCTTCGCCGCCGCCTGATCCGTCTCAGAATCGAGAGCCTCCCCTCATGAACACCCTCCTCCCGACCTCGACCGCCGGCAGCCTGCCCAAACCCGTCTGGCTGGCCGAGCCCGAGACCCTCTGGTCGCCCTGGAAGCTGCAAGGCGATGAACTGATCGAGGCCAAGCAGGACGCCCTTCGCCTGTCGCTGGACGATCAGCGCCGGGCTGGCATCGACATCGTCAGCGACGGCGAACAGACCCGCCAGCATTTCGTCACGACCTTCATCGAACACCTCGACGGCGTGGATTTCGAGAACCGCAAGACCATGCGAATCCGCAATCGCTACGACGCCAGCGTGCCGGTCGTCGTGGGCGCCGTCAGCCGGCCGAAATCGGTCTTCGTCGATGACGCCAGGTTCCTGCGCGCCCAGACCGACCAGCCCATCAAATGGGCCTTGCCCGGGCCGATGACGATGATCGACACCCTGTATGACGACCATTACGGCAGCCGCGAAAAACTGGCCTGGGAGTTCGCCAAAATCCTCAACGAGGAGGCGCGCGAGCTGGAAGCCGCCGGCGTCGATATCGTCCAGTTCGACGAGCCCGCTTTCAACGTCTTCTTCGACGAGGTGAACGACTGGGGCGTGGCGACCCTGGAGAAGGCGGCCGAGGGGCTGAAGTGCGAGACGGCGGTCCACATCTGTTACGGCTACGGCATCAAGGCCAACACCGATTGGAAGAAGACCCTCGGCTCAGAATGGCGGCAGTACGAAGAGGTCTTTCCCAAGCTGCGGAGCTCCAGCATCGATATCATCTCGCTGGAAGCCCAGAACTCGCGCGTGCCGATGAATCTGATCGAACTGATCCGGGGCAAGAAGGTGATGGTCGGCGCCATCGACGTGGCGACCGACACGATCGAAACGCCCGAACAGGTCGCCGATACCCTGCGCAATGCGCTTCAGGTCGTGGACGCCGACAAACTCTATCCGGCCACCAACTGCGGTATGGCGCCCCTGTCGCGCCACGTCGCCAACGGCAAGCTGCGCGCCTTGAACGCCGGGGCCGAGATCGTGCGCGAGGAACTGTCCCGCGACCTCTATTACGGCGCGGAAAGGGCCAAGTCGTGAGGGTTCGCCTGACCGACATGGTGTCCCCGGCGACGCCAACCACCATGGCACCCTGTTCGGCGGGGTCGGTCTGGCCCATCTCGACAAGGTCGCCTTTCTGGCCGCCAGCCGTCATGCGCGGCGGGCCGTCGTCACGGCGGGATGCGAGCGGATCGATTTCGCCGCGCCGGCCCGGATCGGCGAGATGGTCGAGGCGGTCGGCCGCGTCGTTCGGATCGGGCAGTCCTCACTGGGCGTCGAAGTCGAACTGCACGCCGAAAGCCTGCTGAGCGGCGAGCGCCGTTTGTGCACGCGCGGTGCCTTCAACATGGTCGCCTTGAGGCCGGCGGGCGATGACCATCCCTTGGCGCCTCTCGATGAGGCAGGCGAGGCGGACGACGGCTGGCTGAGAACCGCAGAGATGGTCTTTCCCGGCACGACCAACCACTATGGCACCCTGTTCGGGGGCGACGCGCTCAAGCTCATGGGCAAGGCCGCCCTCGTCACGGCGACCCGCCATGCGCGCGAAGTCATGGTCATGGCCGCGACCAACCGCATCGCCTTCAAGGCCCCGATCGACGGCGGTGACATGGTCGAACTGGTCTCACGAGTGAAGATGGTCGGGCGGAGCTCGCTTTCGGTCGAGGTGCAGCTCTTGGCCGAAACGCTCCTGACCGGAGAACGGCGGCGTTCGACCACGGCCGAGTTCGTAATGGTCGCCGTCGATGACGCGGGCAAGCCGAAGACAATCAAAGCCGGGCGGAGTTTAGAAGAGGTTGAGATGCTGTAGAACCACGCAGCGGCATACCTTTGCCGCAAGCGCCTACGGCCTACGGCCGGACGTTTTCACGAAGCCTTGAAGGGAAAGATGGCGAAGAGGTCGGCGCGCAGAGCCGCAAGCTTATCGACCGCATGGATTTCTATCTGTTGGAATGCCTGGGCAGGTTCGGTGTTCAAGTCCACGGCAGTTTGGCCGTGCTGCTCGGCATCTGACCGTCAGACGTCAGAAAGCCCCACGGCTTTTAGCGGTGGGGCTTTATGGTATCTTGGGTGCGGGAGCACGCACTGGCCACAATAGT
This genomic interval carries:
- a CDS encoding methionine synthase yields the protein MNTLLPTSTAGSLPKPVWLAEPETLWSPWKLQGDELIEAKQDALRLSLDDQRRAGIDIVSDGEQTRQHFVTTFIEHLDGVDFENRKTMRIRNRYDASVPVVVGAVSRPKSVFVDDARFLRAQTDQPIKWALPGPMTMIDTLYDDHYGSREKLAWEFAKILNEEARELEAAGVDIVQFDEPAFNVFFDEVNDWGVATLEKAAEGLKCETAVHICYGYGIKANTDWKKTLGSEWRQYEEVFPKLRSSSIDIISLEAQNSRVPMNLIELIRGKKVMVGAIDVATDTIETPEQVADTLRNALQVVDADKLYPATNCGMAPLSRHVANGKLRALNAGAEIVREELSRDLYYGAERAKS
- a CDS encoding DUF1852 domain-containing protein, translated to MASSDFTFRIKRTALDEDYRPAETTRITTNFANLARGESRRDNLRNTLRMIDNRFNSLAHHDNPRGDRYALELQIVSVEMSLCSERDDAFPLIEILQTTIIDRETGRRIDGIVGNNFSSYVRDYDFSVVLPEHLKAHPHGGVPDDFGDLHGKLFRHFLASRAYRDNFAKPPVICLSVSSNKTYHRTGAEHPVLGLEYDNDAFSPTDRYFAKMGMKVRYFMPPGSVAPFALYHIGDLTGDYADLELASTIATMETFQKIYRPEIYNANSPATEQYQPSLKAQDYSLTRIVYDRDERSRLAVEQGRFVEERFIKPHRARLDQWSAAFAAA
- a CDS encoding acyl-CoA thioesterase, translated to MAASRHARRAVVTAGCERIDFAAPARIGEMVEAVGRVVRIGQSSLGVEVELHAESLLSGERRLCTRGAFNMVALRPAGDDHPLAPLDEAGEADDGWLRTAEMVFPGTTNHYGTLFGGDALKLMGKAALVTATRHAREVMVMAATNRIAFKAPIDGGDMVELVSRVKMVGRSSLSVEVQLLAETLLTGERRRSTTAEFVMVAVDDAGKPKTIKAGRSLEEVEML